One Fuerstiella marisgermanici DNA window includes the following coding sequences:
- a CDS encoding translation initiation factor codes for MTRLFAGTPFDRPPHCDVCDELEENCTCPPPPPEAPFRIAPDKQTARLAIEKRKRGKTVTVIRDLPAVGNDLPSLLATLKSKCGAGGSLHDEHIEIQGNQLEAVRAELQKIGYKVKG; via the coding sequence ATGACGCGACTATTCGCTGGCACTCCCTTCGACCGCCCGCCGCACTGCGACGTTTGCGATGAACTCGAAGAAAACTGCACCTGCCCGCCACCGCCTCCCGAAGCCCCGTTTCGGATCGCTCCCGACAAACAAACGGCTCGTCTGGCAATCGAAAAACGCAAGCGAGGAAAAACGGTCACCGTGATTCGCGACCTGCCAGCCGTTGGTAACGACTTGCCATCGCTGCTGGCAACGCTGAAGAGCAAGTGCGGTGCCGGAGGAAGCCTGCACGATGAACATATTGAAATTCAGGGCAATCAGCTGGAAGCCGTGCGCGCGGAGCTTCAGAAAATAGGGTACAAAGTCAAGGGGTAA
- a CDS encoding NUDIX hydrolase: protein MAAATEEFFDVVDEFDVPIERMSRSEVHRQGLRHRAVHIFLFRTDGRILIHLRTATKEEFPSVWTSSASGHVSAGESYSTAAERELLEELGVSASLAHVAKFDACAATSNEFTELYEARSDADIAVDSSEIADIKWVTLEEARARVEAAPDEFSPAFRLLFAAYLRTHP, encoded by the coding sequence ATGGCCGCCGCTACGGAAGAATTTTTCGATGTTGTCGACGAATTCGATGTCCCCATCGAACGTATGTCGCGCAGTGAAGTGCATCGCCAGGGACTGCGACATCGAGCCGTTCACATCTTTCTGTTTCGCACTGACGGGCGAATTCTGATCCATCTGCGAACGGCCACAAAGGAAGAGTTTCCTTCCGTCTGGACGTCATCGGCATCGGGCCATGTGTCCGCCGGCGAATCGTACTCGACCGCCGCAGAACGCGAGCTGCTTGAAGAACTGGGCGTCTCGGCATCGCTTGCGCACGTTGCGAAGTTCGACGCCTGTGCGGCAACCTCCAACGAATTCACTGAGTTGTACGAGGCCCGTTCTGATGCGGATATCGCGGTCGATTCCTCAGAAATTGCCGACATAAAGTGGGTCACATTGGAGGAAGCGCGGGCTCGCGTTGAAGCGGCCCCGGACGAATTTTCGCCCGCTTTCCGATTGTTGTTTGCCGCGTATCTGAGGACTCATCCATGA
- a CDS encoding leucine-rich repeat domain-containing protein — MGDEAAVSASKADIAKSALKDTGGSLGTGLGGRITKLTFTGAKFGDPEMEHVPALEDLREVNLNGTKVTDVGLAQLKKVKNLKHLTLTGTMVTDSGLAHLKTLTGLQVLVLSKGKVTDTGLAHLKKLTGLQELYLANTSVSDKGLEHLAALTQLTAIGLSGTEITDAGLAHLKKLKKLEVLLLRDNANITDEGLKQLKGLKNLCRLWLRGTGVTDDGLVYLEKMPDLQWLELNETAVTDKGLAHLVPLVELETLSLRNCDITDKGIPKLKKLKHLGTLCLAETKVTPDGLRSLKNALPRCRAEI, encoded by the coding sequence ATGGGCGACGAAGCTGCAGTTAGTGCCTCGAAGGCGGACATTGCCAAGTCAGCACTCAAAGACACGGGAGGCTCACTGGGCACCGGTCTAGGCGGGCGGATCACCAAGCTCACCTTTACAGGGGCCAAATTCGGCGACCCGGAAATGGAGCACGTTCCCGCTCTGGAAGACCTGCGGGAAGTTAACCTGAACGGCACCAAAGTTACAGACGTCGGGCTCGCTCAGCTCAAAAAAGTCAAGAACCTCAAGCACCTCACCCTGACCGGCACCATGGTGACCGACAGTGGCCTGGCTCACTTGAAAACGTTGACCGGACTGCAGGTGCTGGTCCTTTCGAAGGGCAAAGTCACGGACACGGGCCTGGCTCATCTGAAAAAGCTGACCGGGCTGCAGGAACTGTATCTCGCCAACACCAGCGTCTCAGACAAGGGCCTGGAACACCTCGCCGCACTGACTCAACTAACCGCGATTGGTTTAAGCGGCACCGAAATCACAGATGCGGGATTGGCTCACCTGAAGAAGCTGAAAAAGCTGGAAGTGCTGCTTCTGCGTGACAATGCCAACATCACGGACGAAGGGCTGAAACAGCTGAAGGGGCTGAAAAATCTTTGCCGTCTCTGGCTGCGAGGAACCGGCGTCACCGACGATGGGCTGGTCTATCTTGAAAAGATGCCCGATCTGCAGTGGTTGGAACTGAACGAAACCGCCGTGACCGACAAAGGCCTGGCTCACCTGGTTCCGCTGGTTGAACTGGAAACACTCAGCCTGCGAAATTGCGACATCACCGACAAGGGAATCCCGAAGCTGAAGAAGCTGAAGCACCTCGGCACACTTTGTCTGGCAGAAACAAAAGTCACGCCCGACGGACTGCGAAGTTTGAAGAACGCGTTGCCTCGCTGCCGCGCGGAAATCTGA
- a CDS encoding CPBP family intramembrane glutamic endopeptidase, giving the protein MPDEIPQPEPMTVSQFLISAGLFEGGLLVVAILVGWLIGIPPTGELTWSLHDFGLGLLATIPMLLLLAAAWLSNSNGLQQIRKFLRDMLGPLLEKCRFIDIVFLALLAGVCEEVLFRGLLYQWGKAWNPTLAIVVMNVLFGLAHAVTPMYAWLAGLVGLYLTALMSADPTPNLLIPMTAHATYDLFAFQLVLWDYRRHQRATEDEAAEH; this is encoded by the coding sequence ATGCCCGACGAAATCCCTCAACCGGAACCGATGACGGTTTCACAGTTCCTGATCAGCGCCGGGCTGTTCGAAGGCGGCCTGCTGGTCGTCGCCATTTTGGTTGGCTGGCTGATCGGCATTCCTCCGACGGGCGAACTGACATGGTCGCTGCACGATTTCGGACTGGGCCTGCTGGCAACGATTCCCATGCTGTTGCTGCTGGCCGCTGCATGGTTATCCAACAGTAACGGCCTTCAACAGATTCGAAAGTTCCTGCGAGACATGCTGGGACCGCTACTGGAAAAGTGTCGCTTTATCGACATCGTGTTCCTCGCGCTGTTGGCGGGTGTCTGCGAAGAGGTGCTGTTTCGAGGCTTGTTGTACCAGTGGGGCAAGGCGTGGAATCCAACGTTGGCGATCGTTGTCATGAACGTTCTGTTCGGCCTGGCTCACGCTGTCACGCCGATGTACGCGTGGCTGGCCGGGTTGGTTGGACTGTACCTGACCGCATTAATGTCGGCCGATCCGACGCCCAACCTGCTGATCCCCATGACCGCTCACGCTACTTACGACCTTTTCGCATTCCAGCTGGTGCTGTGGGACTATCGTCGACACCAGCGGGCGACGGAGGACGAAGCCGCCGAGCACTAA